A region of candidate division TA06 bacterium DNA encodes the following proteins:
- a CDS encoding phosphoglycerate kinase, whose amino-acid sequence MKKLNFRDLDLKGKRALVRVDFNVPQDKKTLAIKDDSRIVGALPTINYLLEHGARVILMSHLGRPDGQVNMQFTLKPVAEKLSELLKQPVQFAADCTGPETLKQSQELQDGQVLLLENLRFHAEEEKNDPAFAKQLAELGDLYVNDAFGTAHRAHASTEGVTKHFKKNAAGFLMEKEIDYLSAVLERPEHPFVAILGGAKVSDKIAVIENLIPKADAILIGGAMAYTFLLAQGREVGSSLVEKDKLETAKDILSKAKNIKFLLPTDHVAAEKKEGEPDKKGKPTFNFVNPQVVNEIPKDMAGVDIGPKTIAEYNKVISNAKTIVWNGPMGIFETPEYARGTFEVAKAVAATGAKSIVGGGDSASAVHLSGVAGKISHISTGGGASLEFLEGKVLPGVAALTDK is encoded by the coding sequence ATGAAAAAACTTAACTTTCGCGACCTGGACCTCAAGGGCAAGCGAGCCCTGGTCCGCGTCGATTTCAATGTCCCCCAGGACAAGAAGACCCTGGCCATCAAGGACGACTCCCGGATAGTGGGGGCACTGCCCACAATCAACTATCTTCTTGAACACGGAGCCAGAGTGATCCTGATGTCCCACCTGGGGCGGCCCGACGGACAGGTGAATATGCAGTTCACTTTGAAACCGGTGGCCGAGAAGCTTTCGGAACTGCTCAAACAGCCGGTCCAATTCGCTGCGGACTGCACCGGACCCGAGACGCTGAAGCAGTCACAAGAACTGCAGGACGGCCAGGTGCTGCTGCTGGAGAACCTGCGTTTTCACGCCGAGGAGGAGAAGAACGATCCAGCTTTTGCCAAACAGCTGGCGGAACTGGGCGACCTTTACGTCAACGACGCCTTCGGCACGGCCCACCGGGCCCACGCCTCCACCGAAGGGGTCACCAAGCACTTCAAGAAGAACGCCGCCGGGTTCCTGATGGAAAAGGAGATCGACTACCTTTCGGCCGTTTTGGAGAGGCCGGAGCATCCCTTCGTGGCCATTTTGGGCGGGGCCAAGGTGTCGGACAAGATCGCAGTGATCGAGAACCTGATACCCAAGGCCGATGCCATCCTGATCGGTGGGGCCATGGCCTACACCTTCCTTCTGGCCCAGGGCCGGGAGGTCGGCTCCTCCCTGGTGGAAAAGGACAAGCTGGAGACGGCCAAAGACATCCTGTCGAAGGCCAAGAACATCAAGTTCCTCCTGCCCACGGACCATGTGGCGGCCGAGAAGAAGGAGGGCGAGCCGGACAAGAAGGGCAAGCCGACCTTCAATTTCGTCAATCCCCAAGTGGTCAATGAGATCCCAAAAGACATGGCCGGTGTGGACATCGGGCCGAAGACCATAGCCGAGTATAACAAGGTAATCTCAAACGCCAAGACCATAGTCTGGAACGGCCCGATGGGCATCTTCGAGACCCCGGAATACGCCCGGGGGACATTCGAAGTGGCCAAGGCGGTGGCGGCCACCGGGGCCAAGTCCATCGTGGGAGGCGGGGATTCCGCTTCAGCTGTGCACCTTTCCGGGGTGGCCGGCAAGATATCGCACATCTCCACCGGTGGCGGGGCCAGCCTGGAGTTCCTGGAGGGCAAGGTTTTGCCGGGGGTGGCGGCATTGACGGACAAATAG
- a CDS encoding TlpA family protein disulfide reductase gives MKIIKYLALVLLLPAALMAQDSVKVGLPAPTFFLPALDGSKFFLSEHMAPQGRRTVVLDFFTTWCGPCKKELPLLDSLIKQYPKDSVLLVLIDVGEKRDTVLANFNPAAYFHPVLLDQFNAIGEKYGVKSFPSLFIIDNNGILRYAGVGFDEKKGLANVKKVLDQLVLKKGIKGKKSKKVKNVPN, from the coding sequence ATGAAGATCATAAAGTACCTGGCCCTGGTCCTGCTGTTACCGGCGGCGCTTATGGCCCAGGATTCGGTCAAAGTGGGCCTGCCGGCCCCGACTTTCTTTCTGCCGGCGTTGGACGGCTCCAAATTCTTCCTGTCCGAGCACATGGCCCCCCAGGGTCGGAGGACAGTGGTGTTGGACTTCTTTACCACCTGGTGCGGGCCCTGCAAAAAGGAACTGCCCCTGCTGGATTCTCTGATAAAACAATACCCCAAGGACTCGGTGCTGCTGGTGCTGATAGACGTGGGCGAGAAAAGGGACACCGTGCTGGCCAATTTCAACCCCGCCGCCTATTTCCATCCGGTACTGCTGGACCAGTTCAACGCCATCGGGGAAAAGTACGGGGTCAAAAGTTTCCCTTCGCTGTTCATCATTGACAACAATGGGATCCTGCGCTACGCCGGGGTAGGCTTTGATGAGAAGAAGGGGCTGGCTAATGTCAAGAAAGTGCTGGACCAGCTGGTGCTGAAGAAAGGAATTAAAGGCAAGAAAAGCAAAAAGGTGAAAAATGTACCCAATTAA
- a CDS encoding SUMF1/EgtB/PvdO family nonheme iron enzyme, translating to MKLLFSIIFTLVLLSPVMSSSQQLSVSVMDLNVTEGLTGKEVIMLTDKLLNEFVKLGRFKIVERSKRDEILKEQGFQQSGACDQSTCLVEAGQMLGVEKIVGGTIGKMGNVFAVELRMIDIKTGEIDRAFSRQYPGDVSVLLGAMKEAAEELCKWKPKLQVTSLKRNIEYSNITISSKPSGAKILIEGVEVGETPAKLDKIETGELQISLIKYGYQQYDTSVVLGKDLTTNIIATLINNKAQASVSTIAAKVTIDGNGIGESINPIDGSVLIEIPAGIFPMGSKDDQDDEKPVHTVYLDKYYIGKYEVTVGQFKKYCNVTGRTMPEQPSFNNQPDYPVVNVSWEAAKAYCDWAGLRLPTEAEWEKAARGSDGRKYTWGNKWDQSKCNSNGNGDNYPYTSPVSSFPSGVSPYGCFNMIGNVWEWCHDNYDDNYYSSSPPDSNPQGPGIPGFRVYRGGSWGLDYSYCRTGKRNSSETGFGFRDIGFRVAKGKKLWEPKTH from the coding sequence ATGAAATTGTTATTCTCCATTATTTTTACTTTAGTCCTGCTATCACCAGTAATGTCCTCATCCCAACAGTTGTCAGTTTCCGTGATGGATCTGAATGTCACCGAGGGGTTAACCGGCAAAGAAGTAATAATGCTGACAGACAAACTTCTCAATGAGTTTGTGAAGTTGGGAAGATTTAAAATTGTGGAGCGTTCCAAACGTGACGAGATATTGAAAGAACAAGGATTCCAACAGAGCGGCGCCTGTGACCAAAGCACTTGCTTAGTGGAAGCTGGGCAGATGTTGGGCGTAGAGAAGATTGTCGGGGGAACAATAGGTAAGATGGGAAATGTTTTTGCAGTAGAACTAAGGATGATAGATATTAAAACCGGGGAGATAGACAGGGCCTTTTCCCGGCAATACCCCGGGGATGTCTCAGTTCTGTTAGGGGCAATGAAAGAAGCAGCCGAGGAACTATGCAAATGGAAGCCCAAACTCCAAGTAACTTCGTTAAAGAGAAATATTGAATACAGTAATATTACTATATCCTCCAAACCGAGTGGCGCCAAGATATTGATAGAAGGGGTTGAAGTGGGGGAAACCCCAGCTAAGCTTGATAAAATTGAAACTGGCGAATTGCAAATTAGTTTGATTAAATACGGGTATCAACAATACGATACATCCGTAGTCTTAGGTAAAGACCTAACCACCAACATTATTGCCACATTAATTAATAATAAGGCTCAAGCATCTGTCTCAACGATTGCAGCTAAGGTTACAATTGATGGAAATGGAATAGGTGAGAGTATAAACCCAATAGACGGCTCGGTTCTTATAGAAATCCCTGCCGGTATTTTTCCCATGGGAAGCAAAGATGACCAAGATGACGAAAAACCCGTGCATACAGTATATTTGGATAAATACTACATCGGAAAATATGAGGTTACAGTAGGGCAGTTTAAAAAATATTGCAATGTTACTGGCAGAACAATGCCTGAACAGCCCAGCTTTAACAACCAACCTGACTACCCAGTTGTAAACGTTAGTTGGGAGGCCGCCAAAGCATATTGTGATTGGGCCGGCCTTCGACTTCCGACCGAAGCCGAGTGGGAGAAAGCGGCCAGGGGATCTGATGGTAGAAAATATACCTGGGGAAACAAATGGGATCAATCCAAATGCAATAGCAATGGTAACGGAGACAATTATCCCTATACATCTCCGGTAAGCAGTTTTCCATCTGGTGTTTCACCATACGGTTGTTTCAACATGATTGGCAATGTATGGGAATGGTGCCATGACAACTATGATGATAACTACTACAGTAGTTCACCACCGGATAGCAACCCCCAAGGTCCAGGCATCCCAGGTTTTCGTGTTTATCGTGGTGGATCGTGGGGTCTCGATTACAGTTACTGCCGCACGGGAAAACGGAACAGTAGCGAGACAGGTTTTGGCTTCAGAGACATAGGATTTCGTGTTGCAAAGGGGAAAAAATTATGGGAACCTAAAACACATTAG
- a CDS encoding outer membrane beta-barrel protein, producing MKKVLLILAVLAMAVSAYAADASKGIEPGDKALLFNATFVNAGTYNGGLGLKYYLSQGLALRPVITFNMGSTTQKDENIDTVAGFQTTYEDDKTSTNSFGLELALEKTLLTKGAVNVNGGLGFGFGMSSYTREYGENYVEVGGTMTGVYNTKTERSSTNFGGGALLGAEWFITEAISLGAEYQLGIQMSSEGKDETTWSESYTDGGVTVSYSGFTRNPLTSTMDFGFQTVGLVLGIRF from the coding sequence ATGAAGAAGGTCCTGCTGATCCTGGCAGTCCTGGCCATGGCCGTCTCGGCCTACGCGGCCGACGCATCCAAAGGCATTGAACCGGGTGATAAGGCCCTGCTGTTCAACGCCACCTTCGTCAATGCCGGAACCTACAACGGAGGACTGGGCCTGAAGTATTATCTTTCCCAGGGCCTGGCCCTGCGCCCGGTGATCACCTTCAATATGGGCTCCACCACCCAAAAGGACGAGAACATCGACACCGTGGCCGGCTTTCAGACCACCTATGAAGATGACAAGACCTCCACCAACAGCTTTGGGCTGGAGCTGGCCCTGGAAAAGACGCTGCTGACCAAGGGAGCGGTCAACGTCAATGGCGGGCTGGGCTTCGGCTTCGGCATGAGCTCCTACACCAGGGAATATGGTGAAAATTACGTCGAGGTCGGAGGGACCATGACCGGGGTCTATAACACCAAGACCGAGCGCAGCAGCACCAATTTCGGCGGCGGGGCATTGCTGGGAGCCGAGTGGTTCATCACCGAGGCCATCAGCCTGGGGGCGGAATACCAACTGGGGATACAGATGTCCAGCGAGGGCAAGGACGAGACCACCTGGTCCGAGTCCTATACCGACGGCGGGGTTACGGTTTCCTACTCCGGTTTCACCAGGAACCCATTGACCAGCACCATGGATTTTGGGTTTCAAACCGTTGGCCTAGTGCTGGGAATCAGATTTTAA
- a CDS encoding T9SS type A sorting domain-containing protein, which produces MKNILLMTLALAAIFSQTVAQPAVPTLTFPPADTVTNDSFPDFDWADVPTAIQYQLQVARGTRWGYVANYYDGLKIFNLSDTANCFQSGPVVTGSYVNNIFLSETLAVTSSYSEVRLFNVADPRNPFLLKTISVSNYCAVVKDSFLYIGDGNYGMWIYSIADPANPVLAARFDTTSRVRDLAISGNIAYLVGDAALKSVNITDPRNPTLLGSLAVSGDDMALSGNYCYLTNGGSLTVVDVSNPASPVQVGFMNTGPGSYQQLAVKGNFAYIGAGYDGVRVVNISNPAGPFQVALYDTTEYGYDFSQVAVSGDYLITGGEYSGSFLLNISDPYHPRAVNHVEGGSRVYAVALADSFAAMEYDTVLTASSCQSDTFLGDANHYWRVRAGAGTWGDYSPARRFTIDTQTPSKTSHVLPNPGQLINTQKPAFDYSDISDAFRYQLQVCRDSAFTVLEIDTMVSVGGCTLQTALGDGRHWWHVRARDLAGNWAPWSDSTYFRLDTQAPGAPTAITANGANPSLWTKNNSFNVSFTPPFDSSGNQCYYYKYGSAPSSNYDTTGYGYHSTTLPIIAAVQNVGVTPFYVWARDNAGNLDYRNNATVNLRYDTIPPSGAIARSNEFSRTTNFTVSWNDGTDQGGSGLKDYYYIKMKVNSGTWNDLNTYYAGNSYTYAGVQGSKYYFEVAAWDSANNTEVFAGVAECSTLVDNTITAPILVSPYNGAISDSASNAFLWQRATTQTGSRLQCSYRSDFATVVKDTLLAADSLANITLTDSLYYWRVRGQNSASDTSVWSPARILRIDTQAPAAPALALPGNDSLINDNTPQFTWGAVTGAVQFRLAVSPDSAFGSTIVDEETDTTAYTIQVTLPDSAYYWKVKSGDAAGNWSVWSARRKFTVDTKAPAVPVLLNPGDNSTVTTNLPAFIWNTSAQAIQYRLQAANNTSFSPLEMDSALADTAVRPLWGLNDGTHYWRVRCRDLAGNWSAYSNYRTVTVAGLLQVALITPDTGALWAPSQSVWIQFTKPIYTGFIDTTHIKVRGRHTSIVRSTFTWQATSRTLMVAPDTALAANDTITVFIHGTLRDSTNSTTLDGNNSGTASGDSTDSYQMTFRTSFIGDYNSDGLLNGPDLALFTWGWYNYSRYFEAGPYFGTWPHQRIYIGSSTKLDFEDLMGLIYSWNRSGSAKYAPAKQGDPGSLTLESATDGGGMLVKVRPGIEFSSLDVSLRFDPAAGTVTVTASELWNSEGNPQLFLTRQTLGLTEISAALWPGGTKTTGELFRFSLSETKGQTPVSLSYRLYDKDGEVLAEGSLATPMPVKPGLPAVFSFSPARPNPAGHSTVINYQLPCEAVVRLEIYNIAGQKVATLTQGKQPAGYYSKIWDLKDHSGQRVANGVYLFKLQAGDSRGIGKMIVIR; this is translated from the coding sequence ATGAAGAATATCTTATTGATGACGCTGGCGCTAGCCGCTATCTTTAGTCAAACAGTTGCCCAGCCTGCCGTGCCTACACTCACTTTCCCCCCGGCCGACACCGTCACCAACGACAGCTTCCCGGACTTCGACTGGGCCGACGTTCCCACTGCTATACAATACCAGCTGCAGGTGGCCCGGGGCACCCGTTGGGGTTACGTGGCCAACTATTATGACGGGTTGAAGATATTCAATTTGTCCGACACGGCCAACTGTTTCCAGTCCGGGCCGGTCGTAACCGGTAGTTACGTCAATAACATTTTCCTGAGCGAGACCCTGGCCGTGACCTCGTCCTACAGCGAGGTCCGGTTGTTCAACGTAGCCGATCCCCGCAATCCGTTCCTGTTGAAAACCATTTCGGTCAGCAACTATTGCGCGGTGGTCAAGGACAGTTTCCTGTATATCGGAGATGGGAACTACGGCATGTGGATATACAGCATTGCCGACCCGGCCAACCCGGTTTTGGCCGCCAGGTTCGACACCACCAGCCGGGTGAGGGACCTGGCCATAAGCGGCAATATCGCTTATCTGGTCGGTGATGCGGCACTGAAATCGGTGAACATAACTGATCCGCGGAACCCCACCCTGCTCGGATCGCTGGCGGTGAGCGGCGACGACATGGCCCTGTCGGGGAATTACTGCTATCTTACAAATGGCGGCTCCCTGACCGTGGTGGATGTTTCCAATCCGGCCTCCCCGGTCCAGGTGGGTTTCATGAATACCGGTCCCGGCAGCTACCAGCAGCTTGCCGTCAAGGGCAATTTCGCCTACATCGGAGCCGGCTACGACGGGGTGCGGGTGGTCAATATCAGCAACCCGGCCGGGCCTTTCCAGGTGGCCCTTTACGATACCACCGAGTATGGTTACGATTTCAGCCAGGTGGCCGTAAGCGGCGACTACCTGATCACCGGTGGCGAGTACAGCGGGTCTTTCCTGCTTAACATAAGCGACCCCTACCATCCCCGGGCGGTGAACCATGTCGAAGGCGGGTCGCGGGTTTACGCCGTGGCCTTGGCGGATTCTTTCGCCGCAATGGAATACGACACTGTGCTTACGGCATCATCCTGCCAGAGCGACACTTTCCTGGGGGACGCTAACCACTATTGGAGGGTGAGGGCTGGAGCCGGCACCTGGGGAGATTACAGCCCAGCCCGGCGCTTTACCATTGATACCCAGACGCCGTCCAAGACCTCCCACGTACTGCCCAACCCGGGGCAGTTGATCAATACTCAGAAACCAGCTTTTGATTACTCCGACATCTCTGATGCCTTCCGCTACCAGTTGCAGGTCTGCCGGGATTCGGCGTTTACCGTGTTAGAGATTGATACAATGGTATCGGTAGGCGGCTGCACCCTGCAGACAGCCCTGGGAGACGGCCGCCATTGGTGGCATGTGCGGGCCCGGGACCTGGCCGGTAACTGGGCTCCCTGGTCCGACAGCACATATTTCCGTTTGGACACCCAGGCGCCGGGTGCGCCAACTGCCATCACCGCCAACGGCGCCAATCCATCTCTCTGGACCAAGAACAACAGCTTCAACGTCAGCTTCACTCCGCCTTTCGACAGCTCGGGCAACCAGTGTTATTATTACAAGTACGGCTCCGCGCCATCATCGAATTATGATACCACCGGTTATGGGTATCACTCCACTACCTTGCCGATAATTGCAGCGGTCCAGAACGTGGGGGTCACGCCATTCTACGTCTGGGCCAGGGACAACGCCGGCAACCTGGATTACCGCAATAATGCCACGGTCAACTTGCGTTACGATACCATACCGCCGAGCGGAGCCATTGCCCGTTCCAATGAGTTCAGCCGGACCACCAATTTTACCGTCAGCTGGAACGACGGAACCGACCAGGGCGGCTCGGGCCTCAAGGACTATTATTACATCAAGATGAAGGTCAATTCCGGCACCTGGAACGACCTGAACACCTATTATGCCGGCAACAGTTACACCTATGCCGGCGTCCAGGGCAGCAAGTACTACTTTGAAGTGGCAGCCTGGGATTCAGCCAATAACACCGAAGTTTTTGCCGGGGTGGCCGAATGCAGCACTTTGGTGGACAACACCATCACCGCACCCATCCTGGTCTCTCCCTACAACGGGGCCATCAGCGACAGCGCCTCCAACGCCTTCCTGTGGCAGCGAGCCACCACCCAGACCGGATCGCGCCTGCAGTGCTCGTATCGTTCCGATTTCGCCACGGTGGTCAAGGACACGCTTCTAGCCGCCGACAGCCTGGCCAACATAACCCTGACAGATTCCCTGTACTACTGGCGGGTCCGGGGCCAGAATTCTGCGTCCGACACTTCAGTTTGGTCGCCGGCCCGCATACTGCGGATAGACACCCAGGCTCCGGCAGCTCCGGCTTTAGCCTTGCCCGGCAATGACAGTCTGATCAATGACAATACCCCGCAATTCACCTGGGGCGCGGTTACGGGTGCTGTGCAATTCCGGCTGGCGGTCAGCCCGGACAGCGCCTTTGGCAGCACCATAGTGGATGAGGAAACCGATACCACGGCCTACACCATCCAGGTGACACTGCCCGACAGCGCATATTACTGGAAGGTGAAGTCCGGGGATGCCGCCGGCAACTGGTCTGTCTGGTCCGCCCGCCGTAAATTCACGGTGGACACCAAGGCCCCGGCGGTGCCGGTGCTGCTTAATCCCGGGGACAACAGCACGGTGACCACCAACCTGCCGGCCTTCATCTGGAACACGTCGGCCCAGGCCATCCAATACCGGCTGCAGGCGGCCAACAACACTTCGTTCTCGCCGCTGGAGATGGATTCGGCCCTGGCCGACACCGCGGTCCGTCCGCTCTGGGGCCTCAACGACGGTACTCATTACTGGCGGGTGCGCTGCCGCGACTTGGCCGGCAACTGGTCGGCCTACAGCAACTACCGCACCGTCACCGTCGCCGGCCTGCTGCAGGTGGCGTTGATCACCCCGGATACCGGGGCGCTGTGGGCCCCCAGCCAGTCGGTCTGGATCCAGTTCACCAAACCCATCTACACCGGTTTCATCGACACCACCCATATCAAGGTCCGGGGCCGGCACACCTCCATCGTCAGGTCCACCTTCACCTGGCAGGCCACCAGCCGCACCCTGATGGTCGCCCCGGACACCGCTTTGGCCGCCAACGACACCATCACTGTCTTCATTCACGGCACTCTGCGCGATTCTACCAACAGCACCACCCTGGACGGCAACAACAGCGGGACAGCCAGCGGCGATTCCACCGACAGTTACCAGATGACCTTCCGGACCTCGTTCATCGGCGACTATAATTCCGACGGACTGCTGAACGGCCCCGACCTGGCCTTGTTTACCTGGGGCTGGTATAATTACAGCAGGTATTTCGAGGCCGGGCCATACTTCGGCACCTGGCCCCACCAGCGGATCTACATCGGCAGTTCCACCAAATTGGATTTTGAGGACCTGATGGGCTTGATCTATTCCTGGAATCGATCCGGCAGCGCAAAATACGCCCCGGCCAAGCAGGGTGATCCCGGATCCTTAACTCTGGAATCAGCCACCGATGGCGGAGGGATGCTAGTGAAGGTCAGGCCCGGAATTGAATTCAGTTCGCTGGACGTTTCCCTGAGGTTTGACCCCGCGGCCGGAACCGTCACCGTCACCGCCTCCGAACTCTGGAACTCAGAGGGCAATCCGCAGCTGTTCCTGACCCGGCAGACCCTGGGACTGACCGAGATCAGCGCCGCGCTTTGGCCTGGCGGCACCAAGACCACCGGCGAACTCTTCCGCTTTAGTCTTTCCGAAACCAAGGGACAGACACCGGTCAGCCTGAGCTACCGCCTTTATGATAAAGACGGGGAGGTACTGGCAGAAGGAAGCCTGGCCACGCCCATGCCTGTCAAGCCCGGCCTCCCAGCCGTCTTTTCCTTTAGCCCGGCCCGGCCCAACCCGGCCGGGCACTCCACGGTCATCAACTATCAGCTTCCGTGCGAAGCTGTTGTAAGGCTGGAGATCTACAATATTGCCGGACAGAAGGTGGCCACCCTGACCCAAGGAAAGCAGCCTGCCGGATATTATTCAAAAATATGGGATCTCAAAGATCACAGTGGCCAGCGGGTGGCCAACGGAGTATATCTGTTCAAGCTTCAGGCAGGAGATAGCCGGGGAATTGGGAAGATGATAGTCATCCGGTGA
- a CDS encoding PEGA domain-containing protein — translation MYPIKKLIFILLMAVLAAILPAAAQDKAPEKTAVAVLQFEPRNISQAEAVILSDRLRAELVATNHFNVLEREQMDKILREQKLQLTGACSDASCLVKVGQLMAVTKMMGGTISKIGNTYTVQARVIDVEKGVIETEVSQDFTGTIEDVQQWGMKKVVWKLVPSASLFVSSIPADADVYWDARKVGKTDLKIENEGLGTHKLVLKKPGYQDYEGLVSLKEVKDYDMKVRLSVQEYQVALEGNPPGAEVWLGDTVNVGKLPCSVKLPFGTYNFKFKAKGYHPVSGLVAIDRDQGYTLKLDLKRKSRVKAGFTSLFFPGMGQWHSDRKTIGALYLVAWMGGVGWTGASIGAREDARKNADDAENNYLQATNAVAASSTYDEWQSKYSVYIDRDKQMKTAIYATAGLWAFQFIDAIAFFPGKPKFKVAPVPDKTGGLKTSLLLTYSW, via the coding sequence ATGTACCCAATTAAAAAATTGATCTTCATTCTGCTGATGGCGGTATTGGCGGCGATACTTCCGGCAGCGGCCCAGGACAAAGCCCCGGAGAAGACCGCGGTGGCCGTGCTCCAGTTCGAGCCCCGCAACATCAGCCAGGCCGAGGCGGTGATACTGTCCGACCGCCTGCGGGCCGAGCTGGTGGCCACCAACCACTTCAACGTGCTGGAGCGGGAGCAGATGGACAAGATCCTGAGGGAGCAGAAGCTCCAGCTGACCGGGGCCTGCTCCGACGCCTCCTGCCTGGTGAAAGTGGGACAGCTTATGGCCGTCACCAAGATGATGGGCGGCACCATCTCCAAGATCGGCAACACCTATACCGTCCAGGCCCGGGTGATAGACGTGGAGAAGGGTGTGATCGAGACCGAAGTTTCCCAGGATTTCACCGGCACCATCGAGGACGTCCAGCAGTGGGGGATGAAGAAGGTGGTCTGGAAGCTGGTGCCCTCGGCCAGCCTGTTCGTCTCCTCCATCCCGGCCGATGCCGACGTTTATTGGGATGCCCGCAAGGTGGGCAAGACCGACCTCAAGATCGAGAATGAGGGTTTGGGCACCCACAAATTGGTTTTGAAAAAACCGGGTTATCAGGACTACGAAGGCTTGGTGTCATTGAAGGAGGTCAAAGACTACGACATGAAGGTGCGGCTTTCGGTGCAGGAATACCAGGTGGCCCTGGAAGGAAACCCGCCCGGGGCCGAGGTCTGGCTGGGGGACACCGTCAACGTCGGCAAACTGCCCTGCTCCGTCAAACTGCCGTTCGGCACTTACAACTTCAAGTTCAAGGCCAAAGGATACCATCCGGTCTCGGGGCTGGTGGCCATAGACCGCGACCAGGGCTATACGCTTAAGCTGGATCTGAAGCGCAAATCCCGGGTCAAGGCCGGGTTCACCTCTCTATTCTTCCCGGGAATGGGCCAGTGGCATTCCGACCGCAAGACCATAGGCGCGCTATACCTGGTAGCCTGGATGGGGGGGGTGGGCTGGACCGGGGCCAGTATCGGAGCCAGGGAGGATGCCCGTAAGAATGCGGACGACGCTGAGAACAATTACCTGCAGGCCACTAACGCCGTGGCTGCCTCCAGTACCTATGACGAGTGGCAGAGCAAATACAGTGTGTACATTGACAGGGACAAGCAGATGAAGACTGCCATTTACGCCACCGCTGGGCTGTGGGCCTTCCAATTCATTGACGCCATCGCTTTCTTTCCGGGCAAGCCCAAGTTCAAGGTCGCGCCCGTGCCGGACAAGACCGGTGGGCTCAAGACCTCGTTATTATTAACCTACAGCTGGTGA